In Misgurnus anguillicaudatus chromosome 5, ASM2758022v2, whole genome shotgun sequence, a genomic segment contains:
- the suv39h1a gene encoding histone-lysine N-methyltransferase SUV39H1-A isoform X1: MAPNLKDCRVSCKLSWEDLQALCRREGLLCSHLGVRKDNVNDYEVEYLCNYKKRKTQEFFLVKWKGYTESENTWEPRKNLRCPKLLRQFRQDMRAALLQANQPLDPVSLNPSIASFLTQKAKQRIQLQKWEGLMNQTCKQKGRIFVCNDVDLGGPPRDFTYINTNKFGKGVEVNTVTMGCACDDCTSQPVNGCCPGLLSHRRAYNDSGQVKVMPGVPIYECNANCRCGPDCRNRVVQRGIQYDLCIFKTANGRGWGVRTLQRIFKNAFVMEYLGEVITTEEAERRGVVYDKQGVTYLFDLDYVDDVYTLDAAHYGNISHFVNHSCDPNLQVYNVFIDILDERLPRIAFFAKRGIKAGEELTFDYKMTIDPIDVESSKMDLDLNRAGYEGSPIKRVHMECKCGMKNCRKYLF; encoded by the exons ATGGCGCCAAATTTGAAAG ATTGCAGGGTGTCTTGTAAACTTTCATGGGAAGACCTTCAGGCTCTGTGCCGCAGAGAGGGGCTACTATGCAGTCATTTGGGCGTGCGTAAAGACAACGTCAATGACTATGAGGTGGAGTATCTGTGTAACTACAAAAAGCGTAAG ACTCAAGAGTTCTTTCTGGTAAAGTGGAAGGGCTACACAGAGTCGGAAAACACATGGGAGCCTCGTAAAAACCTAAGATGCCCCAAACTCTTGCGCCAGTTCCGACAAGACATGAGGGCGGCTCTGCTTCAAGCCAACCAGCCCCTTGATCCAGTGTCTTTAAATCCGTCCATTGCCTCTTTCCTCACCCAGAAGGCCAAACAGCGCATACAGCTTCAGAAATGGGAGGGCCTCATGAACCAGACCTGCAAACAAAAGGGACGCATATTTGTCTGTAATGATGTCGACCTGGGTGGACCTCCTAGGGACTTCACCTACATCAATACCAATAAGTTTGGCAAAGGGGTGGAGGTCAACACAGTGACAATGGGTTGTGCATGTGATGATTGTACGTCTCAGCCTGTGAATGGTTGCTGCCCGGGGCTGTTGAGTCATCGCAGGGCATATAATGACAGCGGGCAGGTGAAAGTGATGCCTGGCGTACCGATCTACGAGTGTAACGCCAATTGCCGATGTGGGCCGGACTGCAGAAACAGGGTTGTGCAAAGAGGCATACAATATGATCTGTGCATCTTCAAAACTGCCAATGGGAGAGGCTGGGGTGTGCGGACGCTGCAGAGAATATTCAAAAACGCCTTTGTTATGGAGTATCTTGGAGAG GTCATCACAACAGAGGAGGCTGAGAGAAGAGGGGTTGTGTATGATAAACAGGGCGTCACCTATCTGTTTGATCTGGACTATGTGGATGATGTCTATACTCTTGATGCAGCTCATTATGGAAACATTTCGCACTTTGTCAACCACAGC TGTGATCCAAACTTGCAGGTGTATAATGTATTTATCGACATCTTGGACGAGCGACTGCCCAGAATTGCATTTTTTGCAAAACGAGGTATCAAAGCTGGAGAGGAGCTCACCTTTGACTACAAGATGACAA tTGATCCAATAGATGTAGAGAGCTCAAAAATGGACTTGGACTTAAATCGGGCAGGATATGAAGGATCACCTATCAAAAGGGTCCATATGGAGTGCAAGTGTGGGATGAAGAATTGCAGGaagtatttgttttaa
- the gpr173 gene encoding probable G-protein coupled receptor 173 encodes MANGNASSDGPGNPLAAVVSTTGGMMGGAPSSAVSTYVKLVLLGLIICISLVGNLVVSLLVLRDRALHKAPYYFLLDLCLADTIRSAVCFPFVLVSIKNGSAWTYSVLSCKVVAFMAVLFCFHAAFMLFCISVTRYMAIAHHRFYSKRMTFWTCVAVVCMVWTLSVAMAFPPVFDVGTYKFIREEDQCIFEHRYFKANDTLGFMLMLAVLILATHVVYMKLLLFEYKHRKMKPVQMVPAISQNWTFHGPGATGQAAANWIAGFGRGPMPPTLLGIRQNLHNQNRRLLGMEEFKAEKQLGRMFYVITLFFLVLWSPYIVACYWRVFVKACTIPHRYLSTTVWMSFAQAGVNPIICFFLNKDLKKGLLAHLPPCCRTRPQLPREPYCVM; translated from the coding sequence ATGGCCAACGGAAACGCAAGCAGCGATGGGCCTGGGAACCCCTTGGCAGCCGTCGTGTCTACTACAGGTGGCATGATGGGTGGTGCGCCCTCCTCAGCTGTTTCCACCTACGTTAAACTTGTCCTTCTGGGGTTGATCATCTGCATCAGCCTGGTGGGTAACTTAGTTGTGTCTTTGCTGGTGTTAAGGGACAGAGCCCTCCACAAGGCACCCTACTACTTTCTCCTGGACCTCTGCCTTGCAGACACCATCCGCTCAGCGGTGTGTTTTCCCTTCGTGCTGGTGTCCATCAAGAACGGCTCAGCCTGGACTTACAGCGTCCTCAGCTGCAAGGTGGTGGCCTTCATGGCTGTACTTTTTTGCTTCCATGCTGCCTTCATGCTGTTCTGCATTAGCGTCACGCGTTATATGGCCATCGCCCACCACCGGTTCTACTCTAAGCGAATGACCTTCTGGACCTGTGTCGCGGTGGTATGTATGGTCTGGACATTGTCGGTGGCCATGGCTTTCCCCCCTGTCTTTGACGTGGGCACCTACAAATTTATCCGTGAGGAGGACCAGTGCATCTTTGAACATCGCTACTTCAAGGCCAATGATACGTTAGGGTTTATGTTGATGCTGGCTGTGTTAATCCTGGCCACTCATGTGGTCTACATGAAGCTCCTGCTGTTTGAATACAAGCACCGAAAGATGAAGCCGGTCCAGATGGTTCCAGCCATCAGCCAAAACTGGACCTTTCACGGGCCTGGAGCCACAGGCCAGGCGGCCGCAAACTGGATAGCGGGGTTCGGGCGTGGTCCGATGCCGCCTACTTTATTGGGCATCAGGCAGAACTTGCACAACCAGAACAGACGCCTGCTAGGCATGGAGGAGTTTAAGGCTGAGAAGCAGCTCGGCAGGATGTTTTATGTCATCACCTTGTTTTTTCTGGTGCTCTGGTCCCCGTACATCGTGGCCTGTTACTGGCGGGTCTTCGTGAAGGCATGCACCATCCCGCACCGGTACCTGTCCACCACCGTGTGGATGAGTTTCGCCCAGGCGGGTGTGAATCCCATCATCTGCTTTTTCCTCAACAAAGACCTGAAGAAGGGCCTGCTGGCCCACTTGCCTCCTTGTTGTAGAACTCGACCTCAACTGCCCCGTGAGCCTTACTGTGTAATGTGA
- the mapre1a gene encoding microtubule-associated protein RP/EB family member 1a isoform X1 — protein sequence MAVNVFSTSVTSDNLSRHDMLAWINESLQMNHAKIEQLCSGAAYCQFMDMLFPACIPLKKVKFQAKLEHEYIHNFKLLQGSFKKMGVSKTIPVDKLVKGKFQDNFEFVQWFKKFFDANYDGKEYDPAAARQGQETAANASPAAATANKPKKSTSDTGGTPPVKPTAPVAPQRSAAAPKSAAPKAAPARGTGGGEEEKEALTQMINDLKANIADMEKERDFYFGKLRNIELICQDKEGEGDPTMQKIIDVLYATDDGFVIPEDEGGEPEEF from the exons ATGGCTGTGAATGTGTTTTCGACATCAGTGACAAGTGACAACCTCAGCCGCCATGACATGCTCGCGTGGATAAACGAGTCCTTACAAATGAATCATGCCAAGATCGAGCAACTGTGCTCAG GTGCTGCCTACTGTCAGTTCATGGATATGCTGTTCCCAGCATGTATCCCACTGAAGAAAGTCAAATTCCAGGCCAAACTTGAGCACGAATACATCCACAACTTTAAACTTCTTCAAGGCAGCTTTAAAAAGATGGGAGTTAGTAAA ACTATCCCTGTTGACAAGCTTGTGAAAGGCAAGTTCCAGGATAACTTTGAGTTTGTGCAGTGGTTTAAGAAATTTTTTGATGCAAACTACGATGGAAAGGAATATGATCCCGCGGCGGCCCGACAGGGACAAGAAACAGCGGCCAATGCGAGTCCAGCAGCGGccacagctaacaagccaaagaaaaGCACCTCAG ACACAGGTGGCACACCGCCAGTCAAGCCAACGGCCCCAGTTG CTCCACAGCGTTCAGCGGCAGCACCCAAATCTGCAGCACCAAAGGCGGCTCCAGCGCGTGGCACAGGTGGGGGCGAAGAGGAGAAAGAAGCACTTACACAGATGATAA ATGACTTGAAGGCCAACATAGCAGACATGGAGAAGGAAAGGGATTTCTACTTTGGTAAACTCCGAAACATTGAGCTCATCTGCCAAGATAAGGAGGGTGAGGGAGACCCAACAATGCAAAAGATTATAGATGTTCTATACGCAACAGAC GACGGTTTTGTCATTCCAGAGGACGAGGGGGGTGAACCAGAAGAGTTTTGA
- the suv39h1a gene encoding histone-lysine N-methyltransferase SUV39H1-A isoform X2: protein MDCRVSCKLSWEDLQALCRREGLLCSHLGVRKDNVNDYEVEYLCNYKKRKTQEFFLVKWKGYTESENTWEPRKNLRCPKLLRQFRQDMRAALLQANQPLDPVSLNPSIASFLTQKAKQRIQLQKWEGLMNQTCKQKGRIFVCNDVDLGGPPRDFTYINTNKFGKGVEVNTVTMGCACDDCTSQPVNGCCPGLLSHRRAYNDSGQVKVMPGVPIYECNANCRCGPDCRNRVVQRGIQYDLCIFKTANGRGWGVRTLQRIFKNAFVMEYLGEVITTEEAERRGVVYDKQGVTYLFDLDYVDDVYTLDAAHYGNISHFVNHSCDPNLQVYNVFIDILDERLPRIAFFAKRGIKAGEELTFDYKMTIDPIDVESSKMDLDLNRAGYEGSPIKRVHMECKCGMKNCRKYLF from the exons ATGG ATTGCAGGGTGTCTTGTAAACTTTCATGGGAAGACCTTCAGGCTCTGTGCCGCAGAGAGGGGCTACTATGCAGTCATTTGGGCGTGCGTAAAGACAACGTCAATGACTATGAGGTGGAGTATCTGTGTAACTACAAAAAGCGTAAG ACTCAAGAGTTCTTTCTGGTAAAGTGGAAGGGCTACACAGAGTCGGAAAACACATGGGAGCCTCGTAAAAACCTAAGATGCCCCAAACTCTTGCGCCAGTTCCGACAAGACATGAGGGCGGCTCTGCTTCAAGCCAACCAGCCCCTTGATCCAGTGTCTTTAAATCCGTCCATTGCCTCTTTCCTCACCCAGAAGGCCAAACAGCGCATACAGCTTCAGAAATGGGAGGGCCTCATGAACCAGACCTGCAAACAAAAGGGACGCATATTTGTCTGTAATGATGTCGACCTGGGTGGACCTCCTAGGGACTTCACCTACATCAATACCAATAAGTTTGGCAAAGGGGTGGAGGTCAACACAGTGACAATGGGTTGTGCATGTGATGATTGTACGTCTCAGCCTGTGAATGGTTGCTGCCCGGGGCTGTTGAGTCATCGCAGGGCATATAATGACAGCGGGCAGGTGAAAGTGATGCCTGGCGTACCGATCTACGAGTGTAACGCCAATTGCCGATGTGGGCCGGACTGCAGAAACAGGGTTGTGCAAAGAGGCATACAATATGATCTGTGCATCTTCAAAACTGCCAATGGGAGAGGCTGGGGTGTGCGGACGCTGCAGAGAATATTCAAAAACGCCTTTGTTATGGAGTATCTTGGAGAG GTCATCACAACAGAGGAGGCTGAGAGAAGAGGGGTTGTGTATGATAAACAGGGCGTCACCTATCTGTTTGATCTGGACTATGTGGATGATGTCTATACTCTTGATGCAGCTCATTATGGAAACATTTCGCACTTTGTCAACCACAGC TGTGATCCAAACTTGCAGGTGTATAATGTATTTATCGACATCTTGGACGAGCGACTGCCCAGAATTGCATTTTTTGCAAAACGAGGTATCAAAGCTGGAGAGGAGCTCACCTTTGACTACAAGATGACAA tTGATCCAATAGATGTAGAGAGCTCAAAAATGGACTTGGACTTAAATCGGGCAGGATATGAAGGATCACCTATCAAAAGGGTCCATATGGAGTGCAAGTGTGGGATGAAGAATTGCAGGaagtatttgttttaa
- the LOC129414549 gene encoding organic solute transporter subunit alpha, with protein sequence MPNNCTYMGGGIPLSSEFFKVIKNDLWLFLLPAGFAILLLALFMEEIGFFLRHVPSPQRRRLSLWILGIYPVFGMTSIVSLYVPRSSSLCSFIASLYHSITLLKFMGLIQDFFGGKARMLETLAGEQVSPNPFPCCCCCCLPLFNINKNSVRWMMAAVLQLSVVRTLLFFLALVLWTDEQYDYGDVNSANPNLYINAIIAVSTFLSFYGYLLFYKATKKALPGYGIRAKFICIIIILVLCGLQSGILETMGALRVIPCTPPFSDIFRSQLIYHYAIIVEMFCISLFAHQTFRKVEPCHEEGDEMVVRVLSEKAIQTEEELSCAVQLSGQEDEPCHSNIGYNSDSEEDSLCKIEHAPLGHFPFSFPLQHTQQTAANTDKVYTKPPEDSTRVELPTNTVRAEIHHIANADATVV encoded by the exons ATGCCGAACAACTGTACTTACATGGGAGGCGGGATTCCACTGTCATCTGAGTTCTTTAAAG TGATCAAGAATGATctttggctgtttctccttccCGCTGGATTTGCAATTCTGCTGCTTGCTCTTTTCATGGAGGAGATTGGCTTCTTTTTGCGTCATGTTCCCTCTCCTCAGCGCAGACGTCTCAGCCTGTGGATCCTGGGAATATACCCA GTCTTCGGGATGACGTCTATTGTCTCACTGTACGTTCCTCGCTCCTCATCTCTATGTAGTTTCATCGCTTCACT ATATCACTCCATTACACTGTTAAAGTTCATGGGTCTTATCCAGGACTTCTTTGGTGGGAAGGCCCGGATGCTGGAGACACTGGCAGGGGAGCAGGTGTCTCCAAACCCCTTCCCATGTTGCTGTTGCTGTTGTCTTCCGCTTTTCAACATCAACAA GAACAGTGTGCGCTGGATGATGGCTGCTGTGCTTCAGCTTTCTGTGGTCCGAACACTCCTATTCTTCTTAGCTCTTGTTCTCTGGACAGATGAACAGTATGACTATGGGGAT GTGAATTCAGCTAACCCAAACCTGTATATCAATGCCATCATTGCTGTTTCTACATTTCTATCATTTTATGGCTACCTGCTGTTTTATAAAGCCACAAAAAAGGCATTGCCTGGATATGGCATTCGAGCCAAGTTTATTTGCATCATTATTATCCTGGTCCTTTGTGGATTACAGAGTGGAATTTTGGAGACAATGGGTGCACTGAGAGTTATTCCCTGCACACCTCCATTCTCTGACATCTTTCGATCTCAAT TAATTTACCACTATGCTATTATTGTGGAGATGTTCTGCATCAGCCTATTTGCACATCAAACGTTCCGGAAAGTCGAACCGTGTCACGAGGAGGGTGATGAAATGGTTGTAAGAGTTCTCAGTGAGAAAGCGATTCAGACAGAGGAAGAGCTATCATGTGCTGTGCAGCTGTCTGGTCAAGAGGATGAGCCATGCCATTCAAACATTGGATACAACAGTGACAGTGAAGAAGATAGCCTCTGTAAAATTGAGCATGCTCCACTGGGCCATTTCCCTTTTTCTTTTCCCTTACAGCACACACAACAAACTGCCGCAAACACAGATAAGGTTTATACCAAACCACCTGAAGACTCCACAAGAGTGGAGCTTCCAACAAATACTGTGAGGGCTGAGATTCACCATATTGCCAATGCAGATGCTACTGTTGTATAA
- the mapre1a gene encoding microtubule-associated protein RP/EB family member 1a isoform X2, producing the protein MAVNVFSTSVTSDNLSRHDMLAWINESLQMNHAKIEQLCSGAAYCQFMDMLFPACIPLKKVKFQAKLEHEYIHNFKLLQGSFKKMGVSKTIPVDKLVKGKFQDNFEFVQWFKKFFDANYDGKEYDPAAARQGQETAANASPAAATANKPKKSTSAPQRSAAAPKSAAPKAAPARGTGGGEEEKEALTQMINDLKANIADMEKERDFYFGKLRNIELICQDKEGEGDPTMQKIIDVLYATDDGFVIPEDEGGEPEEF; encoded by the exons ATGGCTGTGAATGTGTTTTCGACATCAGTGACAAGTGACAACCTCAGCCGCCATGACATGCTCGCGTGGATAAACGAGTCCTTACAAATGAATCATGCCAAGATCGAGCAACTGTGCTCAG GTGCTGCCTACTGTCAGTTCATGGATATGCTGTTCCCAGCATGTATCCCACTGAAGAAAGTCAAATTCCAGGCCAAACTTGAGCACGAATACATCCACAACTTTAAACTTCTTCAAGGCAGCTTTAAAAAGATGGGAGTTAGTAAA ACTATCCCTGTTGACAAGCTTGTGAAAGGCAAGTTCCAGGATAACTTTGAGTTTGTGCAGTGGTTTAAGAAATTTTTTGATGCAAACTACGATGGAAAGGAATATGATCCCGCGGCGGCCCGACAGGGACAAGAAACAGCGGCCAATGCGAGTCCAGCAGCGGccacagctaacaagccaaagaaaaGCACCTCAG CTCCACAGCGTTCAGCGGCAGCACCCAAATCTGCAGCACCAAAGGCGGCTCCAGCGCGTGGCACAGGTGGGGGCGAAGAGGAGAAAGAAGCACTTACACAGATGATAA ATGACTTGAAGGCCAACATAGCAGACATGGAGAAGGAAAGGGATTTCTACTTTGGTAAACTCCGAAACATTGAGCTCATCTGCCAAGATAAGGAGGGTGAGGGAGACCCAACAATGCAAAAGATTATAGATGTTCTATACGCAACAGAC GACGGTTTTGTCATTCCAGAGGACGAGGGGGGTGAACCAGAAGAGTTTTGA